One window of Chryseobacterium sp. JJR-5R genomic DNA carries:
- a CDS encoding GLPGLI family protein: MHQRIIFALSVLLSCLGFAQTYEVQYTSSYNGKILNDQPPTLVWANDKENFILNNSIRAQKADFPFEITKIEKPSNTIISYAFLKNNEIISTSDAESVGKQAFELTAETKKILGYSCKKAITKINSNTIEIWYTNDLKIQGGPSSIGQDLGFVLEIERNKNSLITATSIKKVKKTDIAAILKSPITPTDPLGYRDLLWKTRFTTLKVFENETVNFSESSKSDAVIKRFANGTVILKKIRFPKISEGENIFTELKQQSNGDAYDRTGTVFFIPQDRQQSFLDGLEKGIKTLPAYENGNGKPYYGVATTENYDPPVEMMRFFTAFGINKFNHIQLKDKSWQTVSPYRQDITDLKPVLSEKELWIGTFIGNYDKGGHQISLEITIHKSGQTVNKNNTVIPLFNTLNIMEMAGQDYATMFDKDKGLFVEFTLKKDLKNAQLKYITTGHGGWENGDEFIPKTNSIFLDGKMAFSFVPWRTDCGSYRLYNPASGNFPDGLSSSDLSRSNWCPGTVTNPEFIPLGDLKAGKHTIQVKIPQGEREETMFSSWNVSGVLLGSQ, from the coding sequence ATGCATCAAAGAATTATATTCGCTTTATCTGTTTTGTTATCGTGCCTGGGTTTTGCACAGACGTATGAAGTTCAGTACACCAGTTCATACAACGGAAAAATTCTGAATGACCAGCCCCCCACCCTGGTCTGGGCCAATGATAAAGAAAATTTCATCTTAAATAACAGCATCAGGGCACAGAAGGCAGATTTCCCGTTTGAAATAACGAAAATTGAAAAGCCGTCCAATACCATAATTTCCTATGCATTTTTAAAAAACAATGAAATCATTTCGACTTCCGATGCTGAATCTGTAGGGAAACAGGCTTTTGAACTTACCGCCGAAACCAAGAAGATCTTAGGGTACAGCTGCAAAAAAGCCATCACCAAAATCAATTCAAACACCATAGAAATCTGGTATACCAATGACCTGAAAATCCAGGGCGGACCTTCCAGTATCGGCCAGGATTTAGGCTTTGTCCTGGAAATCGAAAGAAATAAAAATTCACTTATCACGGCAACATCCATAAAAAAAGTAAAGAAAACAGATATTGCCGCTATTCTTAAAAGCCCAATTACCCCTACTGATCCGCTGGGATACAGAGATCTTCTGTGGAAAACCAGGTTTACCACGCTGAAAGTGTTTGAAAATGAAACCGTCAACTTCTCTGAGAGTTCTAAATCTGATGCGGTCATCAAAAGATTTGCCAACGGAACCGTTATCCTTAAAAAAATCAGATTTCCTAAAATTTCGGAAGGCGAAAATATTTTTACTGAATTAAAGCAGCAGTCCAACGGTGATGCTTATGACCGGACCGGAACCGTTTTCTTTATTCCGCAGGACCGGCAGCAGTCTTTTCTTGACGGGCTGGAAAAAGGGATAAAAACCCTTCCCGCCTATGAAAACGGAAACGGAAAACCCTATTACGGAGTAGCCACAACCGAGAATTATGACCCTCCCGTTGAAATGATGCGGTTTTTTACGGCATTCGGGATCAATAAATTCAATCACATACAGCTGAAAGACAAAAGCTGGCAGACGGTAAGCCCGTACCGGCAGGATATTACTGACCTGAAACCCGTTCTGAGTGAAAAAGAGCTGTGGATCGGCACATTTATCGGCAATTATGACAAAGGCGGTCATCAGATAAGCCTGGAAATCACCATCCATAAAAGCGGGCAGACCGTCAATAAGAACAATACGGTTATTCCTTTATTCAATACCCTCAATATCATGGAAATGGCAGGCCAGGATTATGCTACTATGTTTGATAAGGACAAAGGATTATTTGTAGAATTCACATTAAAAAAAGACCTGAAAAATGCACAGCTGAAATACATTACCACCGGCCACGGCGGCTGGGAAAACGGCGACGAATTTATCCCTAAGACAAATTCTATTTTCCTGGACGGGAAAATGGCTTTCTCTTTTGTGCCGTGGCGAACAGACTGCGGTTCTTACCGCCTTTACAACCCTGCATCCGGTAATTTTCCGGACGGATTGTCATCTTCCGACCTAAGCCGGTCCAACTGGTGCCCGGGAACGGTTACCAACCCGGAATTTATCCCGCTCGGGGATTTGAAAGCCGGCAAACACACCATTCAGGTAAAGATTCCACAGGGCGAACGTGAGGAAACCATGTTCAGTTCGTGGAACGTTTCAGGTGTTCTGTTAGGCTCCCAATAA